A genomic stretch from Burkholderiaceae bacterium DAT-1 includes:
- a CDS encoding DUF705 domain-containing protein codes for MHPIIYVDIDDTLVRSVGNKRIPIPAAIEWVREQKAAGAILYLWSSGGAEYCRVTAKELGISNCFDGFLPKPTCYLDDQPVAEWRLTRHLFPGQVGNG; via the coding sequence ATGCATCCCATCATCTACGTCGATATCGACGATACACTCGTCCGCTCGGTTGGTAACAAACGCATTCCGATACCTGCTGCCATTGAATGGGTGAGAGAGCAGAAAGCAGCTGGCGCGATTCTGTATTTGTGGAGTTCCGGCGGGGCGGAGTATTGCCGCGTAACGGCTAAAGAACTGGGGATAAGCAACTGCTTTGACGGCTTCTTGCCGAAGCCTACCTGCTATCTGGATGACCAGCCGGTCGCCGAATGGCGACTGACACGCCATTTATTTCCGGGGCAGGTGGGGAACGGGTGA